CCAGTCCCACTGCCCCCACGGGACAGGAGAGGAAGCcgaagcctggaaggctaggtCCATACCCAAGGGTGAGCGGCTAGGAGACCGCCTGGCTGTGACAACCTCTCTCGgtctctgggggtgggaggggggcctCTCCTGATCTTCCTGCTCCTGAGGTCCTCTGGTACCTAAGTCCCAGCCTGGAACAAGCTCCCTCCCCAGGCTTACTCCCTGGGGCTCACCTGACAGGAGTCCTTCCCGCCTTGGGGGACCCCTGCACAGACCATGCCCGGGGTGATGGCGCCAGAGTAGGCCCGCCGACACTCCTGATCCGAGAAGATGTTGATGTCCACGCATTGCAGAGAGTTGGGGTACCTGGCTGGGGGAGGCATTGAGGTGTTAAAATGAGGTCTACTCTCCAATACGACCCAGAAGTCAGGACCTGAGACCCTCCTCCTGCAGACCCAGGAGTCCTGACCCTCAGCCCCTCCTCCATCAGACCCCAGGGTCCAGgcacccagcccctcctcccgcAGACCCGGGGGTCCAGACCTCAGCCCCTCCTCCCGCAGACCCGGGGGTCCAGACCCCAGaccctcctcccccagacccaggggtccagaCCCTGGCCCCTCCTCCCACAGACCCAGGAGTTCTGACCCCCAGACCCTCCCGACTCAAACCCTGGGGTCcagaccccagcccctcctccctcagaccctGGGGTCCaggcccccacccctcctccctcagaccccGGGGTCCAGACCCCGGCCCCTTCTCCCGCAGACCCAGGAGTCCTGACCCCCAGATCCTCCCGACTCAGACCCAGGGGTCTGGAtctcagcccctcctccctcagacccgggggtccagaccccagcccctcctccctcagaccccggggtccagcccccggcCCCTCCTCCCACAGACCCCGGAGTCCTGACCCCCAGACCCTCCCAACTCAGACCTAGGGGTccagacccccagcccctcctccctcagaccccagcccctcctccctcagacccgggggtccagaccccagctcctcctccctcagaccccAGGGTCcagaccccagcccctcctccctcagaccccAGGGTCTAgaccccagctcctcctccctcagaccccGGGGTCcagaccccagcccctcctccctcagaccccAGGGTCTAgaccccagctcctcctccctcagaccccGGGGTCCAGACCCCAGCTCCTCCTCTCTCAGACCCCGGGGTCCAGGCCTccgcccctcctccctcagacctgGGGGTCcagaccccagcccctcctcccctagACCCAGgatccaggcccccagcccctcctcccccagacccaggggtccagcTCCTGGCCCCTCCTCCCGCAGAACCAGGAGTCCTGACCCCCAGACCCTCCCAACTCAGACCTAGGGGTccagacccccagcccctcctccctcagacccgggggtccagaccccagctcctcctccctcagaccccAGGGTCcagaccccagcccctcctccctcagaccccGGGGTCCAgaccccagctcctcctccctcagaccccGGGGTCCAGACCCCAGCTCCTCCTCTCTCAGACCCCGGGGTCCaggcctccacccctcctccctcagacctgGGGGTCcagaccccagcccctcctcccctagACCCAGgatccaggcccccagcccctcctcccccagacccaggggtccagcTCCTGGCCCCTCCTCCCGCAGAACCAGGAGTCCTGACCCCCAGACCCTCCCAACTCAGACCTAGGGGTccagacccccagcccctcctcccgcAGACCCAGGAGTCCtgagccccagcccctcctccctcagacccgggggtccagaccccagctcctcctcctgcagACCCAGGGGTCCAGACCCCCGGCCCCGCATTCCCGTTGCAAGACCCCTCACCAACAGGACTGGAGGTGGTGCCCCAGCCCGACACAAGGCAGGAGGTGCCCGCGCTGGCGCAGGAGCTGGCCACGGAGATGGGCCGCACCCCCGGCCCCAGCCGGGCGGGCCGCTCCAGCTGCAGCAGCATCAGGTCGTTGTCGTTGGTCCGCGAGTTGTACTGGGGGTGTGGCACCTGACGGACCACGCGCagcacctgctgtgtggcctCCGGGATCTTCAGGTTGTGCTTGCCCAGGGCGACTCGAAGGATCCTGGCCCGTGACCCCCAAGGGTAGTGCTCTTCAGGATGCGAGCTGGAGACCCCGCCCCACCCTCCAGCGATGTTCCCTCCCCAGGAGTTTTCCTCCAAGTTAACTCTCCCcctggcttcccaggcggctcagcggTAACAAATCGCCCTGCCACGGCAGGAGACACCAGATTTCGGGTTCCATCCTGGgtcgagaggatcccctggaggagggcatggcaactcactccagtatttttgcctggagaatccccatggacagaggggcctggtgggctacagtccaggttcacaaagagttggaccctgctgagcacacacacaaccctCCCTCTAACTGCAGGCAGAAGTGTTTCCTGGAATCCTGGACCCTTGCCTCCAGCCTGGACACTCTCTCTGGGCCCAGTCTTATATCCGCCCCTTcccctggtgggctgtggtctgcctTCTGAGGTTTGGGGCTTGCTGGCTCTGCCCTAGGGTATGCGCCTGGGTCAATACTCTGTGTTCTAAAGTGAGGCTCTGAGCTGTGGCTCTAGGCTCTAAATCAAATTGATCTTCTGGAGtaggagccaggcaggctctgCAGTTCCAGCCTGGCTTTTGGGCTCTAGACATCCTAAACTTTTGACTCGAAGCTAGGAGTTGCGTTCTAGATTAAATCTAGATGCTAGCATACTTTCTAGATACTGGTGTGAGCTCCAGTTTCTAGGTTGAGTTCTGGGTTCTTGATGAAACTCTGGTTTAGGATGTGGGTTGTAGACAGTGGCTTGAGCTCTGTGGTCCAGCTGGACTCAGGGTTCTAAACATCAACCTGCATTCTTGATATTAGGTTGGGTTCTGCTTTAGATCAAATTACAGGTGATAGTCCGGATTCTTGGTTCAAGATTCTGGTCTGAGCCTTTGACCTCAGGTTGGGCTCTAGGTTCTGGAAGGAGCTCCAGACTATGGTCAGAATCCCAGGTTCTAGGTGTCGGTTCCATCCTGGGCTTTATGTTCTAGATTCTGGGGCCTCGGTTCTACACTGAACTTCAGTTTATGGCGTTAGATCTGGCTTATGAGCACTGGGTGAGCTTTTGTCTGGACTTTGACTTCTAGTGTGGGGTCCAGGTTTAGGTCTAGAAACTGGGAAGGGCTCTGGGCTCTCTATGAATCTTTAGCTTATGGTCTTCATTCTGGGATGGAGAGAGCAGGTTGAGGTCTGGGTTCTAGGCTGCTCAAAGAAGAGCTATAGACTAGACTCTGGATTAAATGTTGGCTCTAGAGCAAGCTCCAGGTTCTGTCTTCATCCCGTGCTCTGAGCTGCAAGCAGGTTTCCAGGTTCATGGCTGGACGGTGGGCTCTGAACCTGACTCTGGATTCCAGGCAGTGTTCTGAGAGGGGGTCCTGAGTGTCTGAAGGTAGCTGTGTCCTGAATTCAACCACCACTCCCAATCTTAGTCTCTATGTGGAGCTTGGCCTCTGGATGGATGTCAGGTTTTGTGTTAGGTTCTAGATTCTGTGCAGGACTCTAAGCTGGTGTATGGGTTccagctggcttcccaggtggctcagtggtaaagaatccacctgccaatgtatgagacgcaggttcgatccttggatcaggaggatctcctggaggaggaaatggcaacccgcgccagtattcttgcctagaaaaatcccatggatagagcagcctgtcGGATCACTGTCCACGGAGacccgaagagtcagacgtgattgaacGACTGAGCACATGATCATGGCTTCTAAACAGCTGATCTGCTTTTAGAATCTAAAAGCAGATTCCAGATTTATGGCTGGCTTCCATGTTCTGGGTCTGTGGTTCTAGGCTCTTATCTAGATCCCAAACTAGGATCCAGCTAGTACCCTGGGTTGTACACAGGGCTAGACTCTGGAATTCACTTGGCAGAAGAATTAGGAAGGGACCACTCACAGGCGGGCGCAGTGAGCAGCGGTGATGACCCACTGGTCGGACAGCAGGGACCCTCCACAGAGGAAACGACGCTGGGGGCCTTGCAGGAGGGCTGCCTGCCA
The genomic region above belongs to Budorcas taxicolor isolate Tak-1 chromosome 18, Takin1.1, whole genome shotgun sequence and contains:
- the KLK14 gene encoding kallikrein-14, whose translation is MFLMLMALQILAVAVAQNQGNENKIIGGYTCIRSSQPWQAALLQGPQRRFLCGGSLLSDQWVITAAHCARLILRVALGKHNLKIPEATQQVLRVVRQVPHPQYNSRTNDNDLMLLQLERPARLGPGVRPISVASSCASAGTSCLVSGWGTTSSPVARYPNSLQCVDINIFSDQECRRAYSGAITPGMVCAGVPQGGKDSCQGDSGGPLVCGGQLQGLVSWGMERCAQPGYPGVYTNLCKYHTWIQRTIQRS